A single region of the Triticum dicoccoides isolate Atlit2015 ecotype Zavitan chromosome 2B, WEW_v2.0, whole genome shotgun sequence genome encodes:
- the LOC119362708 gene encoding translation initiation factor IF-2-like has translation MAAKVLQLRSADGKVLVAPAWDYRPAAAQALPLEMRVPSRALERVLQYWTKHSLAKATGESRDSLARWDADFQRRLVEDGLAKEAAAAAQELRRQGVHHGGRPRRHAGTGASGVAAPATATRADPVRAWCQLVHHLKGVDHGEPSPAPTAPIAFHASDIAVAARPGPATTLPAAAGAQPVGVRCAIRARGRQMAEDEESACHHRKLPASKASKPRSSVCLPATAAAPVKKVSRQVASKACSLVGSTPLPAPATAVKKMTPAASTLRARRGMGELSCKVPKQNQSPLPVIAVAAPMKQPIPWLRPVVLRLP, from the coding sequence ATGGCGGCCAAGGTGCTCCAGCTCCGCAGCGCCGACGGCAAGGTGCTCGTCGCTCCGGCGTGGGACTATCGCCCAGCCGCCGCCCAAGCCCTCCCGCTGGAGATGCGGGTGCCCTCGCGCGCCCTCGAGAGGGTTCTCCAGTACTGGACCAAGCACAGCCTGGCCAAGGCCACCGGTGAGTCCCGGGACTCCCTCGCCCGCTGGGACGCCGACTTCCAGCGCCGTCTCGTGGAAGACGGCctcgccaaggaggccgccgcagccgcccaagAACTCCGCCGCCAGGGCGTCCACCATGGAGGGCGTCCCCGTCGCCACGCCGGCACGGGCGCATCTGGTGTCGCTGCTCCAGCCACCGCTACCCGTGCTGATCCCGTCCGTGCCTGGTGCCAACTCGTTCACCACCTCAAGGGTGTCGACCACGGAGAACCTAGCCCAGCGCCGACGGCGCCCATCGCTTTCCATGCCTCCGATATTGCCGTCGCCGCGCGCCCTGGGCCTGCCACCACCTTGCCGGCCGCTGCTGGTGCTCAACCCGTTGGTGTCCGGTGCGCCATCCGTGCCCGTGGACGCCAGATGGCTGAAGACGAGGAGTCCGCTTGCCACCACCGCAAGCTCCCGGCTTCCAAGGCTTCCAAGCCTCGCTCTTCGGTCTGCCTGCCTGCCACTGCTGCTGCGCCCGTGAAGAAGGTCTCTCGTCAGGTCGCTTCCAAGGCTTGCTCTTTAGTCGGCTCTACACCACTGCCTGCCCCTGCCACTGCTGTGAAGAAGATGACTCCAGCAGCTTCAACTCTGCGCGCAAGAAGGGGGATGGGGGAGCTCAGCTGCAAAGTTCCGAAGCAAAACCAATCGCCATTGCCTGTCATTGCTGTTGCAGCACCAATGAAGCAACCAATTCCTTGGCTGCGTCCAGTGGTATTACGCCTTCCCTAG